In the Pseudoalteromonas undina genome, one interval contains:
- a CDS encoding glycosyltransferase — MKHIGIVVPSFHIPSETFVVTEINALVKAGHKVSVITFENLNTSANLDSSVNVIIIKKSFGAAAKFATLKPLAALNATKIAFRFTSISAMSLLGYGLNIAEIIKRHGISHIHCHFMHAPLAYSIVASKIAGISVSSIGHGHDVYVNDTDLKLKLSLCDFSVAVCKDMAQKLSNYKVGKVELLHCGVDLSLFSCTPNRLNESVKLLFIGRLVEKKGLQFLLPAIKKLSKKYAICLDIVGEGPLMNDLKFLCEELGLDKDVRFLGRRTPLWLSKNTSNYSALVAPFCVSSNGDRDTGPVVLKEAMASGIPVLTTKLMGAKEIVNDSVGFKCEPSSIIGLETILTQFCELNPYERYAKGINAKRLVANKFNASSQAKKLSSWVQNS; from the coding sequence ATGAAACATATAGGTATTGTTGTACCAAGCTTCCATATCCCGTCGGAAACTTTTGTGGTCACAGAAATAAATGCACTTGTTAAAGCAGGGCATAAAGTAAGTGTTATTACCTTTGAAAATTTAAATACCAGTGCCAACCTTGATAGCAGTGTAAATGTAATTATTATTAAAAAGTCTTTTGGTGCTGCTGCTAAATTTGCAACTTTGAAACCGTTAGCAGCACTTAATGCTACCAAAATTGCTTTTCGCTTTACCTCAATCTCAGCCATGTCGCTTCTAGGGTATGGGTTAAACATCGCAGAAATAATTAAGCGGCACGGTATCTCCCATATACATTGTCACTTTATGCATGCACCGCTGGCATATTCGATTGTTGCTAGCAAAATTGCGGGTATCAGTGTCTCTTCAATCGGCCATGGTCATGATGTGTATGTAAACGATACCGATCTAAAACTTAAACTTTCGTTATGTGATTTCTCGGTTGCTGTGTGTAAAGACATGGCTCAAAAGCTAAGTAATTATAAGGTAGGAAAAGTTGAGCTATTGCATTGCGGTGTTGATTTAAGCTTATTTAGCTGCACTCCAAATCGACTTAATGAGTCAGTTAAACTGTTATTTATTGGACGCTTAGTTGAAAAAAAAGGACTGCAATTTCTATTACCCGCTATAAAAAAATTAAGTAAAAAATACGCAATATGCTTAGACATCGTTGGCGAAGGCCCATTAATGAATGATTTAAAATTTTTGTGTGAAGAGCTTGGGCTTGATAAAGATGTTCGCTTTTTGGGGCGTCGTACGCCTCTTTGGTTATCAAAAAATACCAGTAATTACTCGGCACTGGTTGCGCCATTTTGTGTATCTAGTAATGGTGACAGAGACACTGGGCCAGTAGTTCTTAAAGAAGCTATGGCAAGTGGTATTCCTGTGCTAACAACTAAGCTTATGGGGGCAAAAGAAATTGTAAATGATTCTGTTGGCTTTAAGTGTGAGCCTTCAAGCATTATTGGTTTAGAGACTATTTTAACTCAATTTTGTGAGCTTAATCCGTATGAACGATATGCCAAAGGTATCAATGCTAAGCGGTTGGTTGCAAATAAATTTAATGCCAGCTCACAAGCTAAAAAGCTGTCATCTTGGGTGCAAAACTCTTAA
- a CDS encoding glycosyltransferase family 2 protein: MNIEISVIIPNYNCKQYLAKALSSVIAQKNVSLEIIVVDDGSTDGSVDWLRKAQNTFPQLVILEQENTGVVNVRNRAIAASKGDYIAFLDADDYWSDDKLYEQLGYMKENPECVLSFTNYMHVNEDYEPIVDCFSFWPEFSKFVDKKDMGYQNLKSPIDLLIFANVIGTSSVMVKRSAINYIGRFDNILNSASDWDCWLKLARIGDVAFSPRVAMDYLMRAGSITANRKNRLNAMKEIVSRCKRDAGMIAQIKAQARILECYGEYYREIGSKFKALSITTAAFTLFPHKRNLRHLLHDLKTTFTTAP; encoded by the coding sequence ATGAATATAGAAATAAGCGTTATTATCCCAAACTACAATTGCAAACAGTATTTAGCAAAGGCACTGAGTAGTGTTATTGCTCAAAAAAATGTCAGTCTAGAAATTATCGTTGTAGACGATGGCTCAACCGATGGCAGTGTTGATTGGTTGAGAAAAGCGCAGAACACATTTCCACAGCTGGTTATTTTAGAACAAGAAAATACCGGTGTAGTTAATGTACGCAACCGCGCTATTGCAGCTTCTAAAGGGGACTATATTGCATTCTTAGATGCCGACGACTATTGGAGTGATGATAAGTTGTATGAGCAATTAGGTTATATGAAAGAAAACCCCGAATGTGTTTTAAGCTTTACTAACTATATGCATGTAAATGAAGATTATGAGCCTATTGTGGATTGCTTTTCTTTTTGGCCTGAGTTTTCAAAATTTGTTGATAAGAAAGATATGGGATACCAAAACTTAAAATCGCCAATAGACTTACTTATTTTTGCCAATGTGATTGGTACCTCTTCGGTTATGGTTAAACGTTCAGCCATTAATTATATCGGCCGATTTGATAACATATTAAACAGCGCAAGTGATTGGGATTGCTGGTTAAAGCTTGCAAGAATTGGTGATGTAGCTTTTTCGCCGCGCGTAGCCATGGATTACTTGATGAGAGCGGGCTCTATTACCGCAAATCGTAAAAACAGGCTCAATGCGATGAAAGAAATTGTTTCACGCTGCAAAAGAGATGCTGGAATGATTGCACAAATAAAAGCACAAGCACGTATATTAGAATGTTACGGTGAATATTATCGAGAAATAGGCTCAAAGTTCAAAGCGTTATCAATTACAACAGCCGCGTTTACGCTATTCCCGCATAAACGTAATTTACGCCATTTATTACATGATTTAAAAACCACATTTACTACTGCACCATAA
- a CDS encoding endonuclease/exonuclease/phosphatase family protein, giving the protein MFKVISSRRCNSKRGYSIAVITVIAFMLIVAAFNPWQFYYADLLISFRFPLLAAALFFALLLLALKKLWLGGVIAIICIINLSSLVPLHSLEVVPSKAAITVKQINLNYNNPYVDMHLKNLQNLQWDVLVLQEFSDLNRHLLTPFLNKASLFGYREVEGIPYGIVVISRLPIIHRQQVKLDGDRLGYIKLKLLLDKHPITAFIAHPPSPRTATHWHNRNRLLSVINEASTKEIDPWFIAGDLNIVPWSGYFNWSNAQSCYAAANAYTSFAPTAIEHTLMTGLPIDHCIFNQEFNLSSLEVSEFKGSDHKILSYTLNLKS; this is encoded by the coding sequence ATGTTCAAGGTTATTTCGAGTAGGCGGTGTAATTCAAAAAGAGGTTATAGCATTGCTGTCATTACAGTAATTGCATTTATGCTAATTGTTGCCGCATTTAATCCGTGGCAATTTTATTACGCTGATTTATTAATATCCTTTCGGTTTCCTTTGTTAGCTGCTGCGTTGTTTTTTGCATTGTTACTGCTTGCGCTAAAAAAACTATGGCTAGGGGGAGTGATTGCGATTATTTGTATTATCAATTTAAGTTCACTGGTGCCGCTGCATTCATTAGAAGTCGTTCCCTCGAAGGCTGCGATAACAGTTAAGCAAATTAATCTAAATTACAATAATCCCTATGTAGACATGCATCTAAAAAACTTACAAAACCTGCAATGGGATGTGCTTGTTTTGCAAGAGTTTAGCGATTTAAACCGGCATTTACTCACGCCTTTTTTAAATAAAGCCAGTTTGTTTGGTTATCGCGAAGTCGAAGGGATCCCTTACGGGATTGTAGTTATTTCGCGTTTACCGATTATACACAGACAGCAAGTTAAATTAGATGGCGACCGATTAGGTTATATAAAGCTTAAGCTATTATTAGATAAGCACCCAATTACCGCTTTTATTGCCCACCCACCTTCACCTAGAACTGCTACTCATTGGCATAATCGTAATCGATTATTATCAGTAATTAACGAGGCGAGTACAAAAGAGATAGATCCTTGGTTTATTGCGGGAGATCTAAATATTGTTCCCTGGTCTGGCTATTTTAATTGGTCTAATGCCCAAAGTTGTTATGCAGCTGCAAATGCATATACCAGCTTTGCACCTACTGCAATAGAGCACACTTTAATGACGGGCTTGCCAATTGACCATTGTATTTTTAATCAAGAGTTTAATTTATCTTCTTTGGAAGTGAGTGAGTTTAAAGGAAGCGATCATAAAATATTAAGTTATACATTAAACTTAAAAAGTTAG
- a CDS encoding LruC domain-containing protein: MKLTHLGKVCCVLWPCTVFSQPFENCPSQAFLMQDAKAQLYGIDLVSAKPTVLAATLTFATEANNESVNAIGFNYKDQYLYGFSRQAPKSVVQIDSNYQMARLNITGLPDTNFYVGDIQVTGDAANQRVSYYVYTPRFGLYEIDLNSDLTAEITAQLLPNSANWNLGIYDFAFHPQSNLLYAVESNGDLHEINVANNTSKFITQLDIGDDTGAFGAAYFDIDGQFYFSNNKSGKIHKVDLSISPVVDYTPTANVFTSGPKSSQNDGARCAIAEVAVTDSSIDFGDAPRPYNTSLEQSGARHLFDPSSTGSNLIYLGETVDGENINTNDDLIKNPIDDSDDGVSFVTAIAAGQDSQIIVNASADSFLYAWFDWDQNGGFSESERMVTKYPLNKGDNSILVSVPSNVKAGQTWARFRVTDGSEASLITATGGVLGGEVEDYPITTFASAVYPGENDWVTLAYEDKWPFSGDYDFNDVVVNYRTTQLIEGSNVVGYKIDGQLVGVGATYHNGFAVRLTETTTSTTNTILSSEIDEQNIIYTINGEPQLGSPLEANRDQAILIFMQDTWQHITKQAGCDYFRTESNCDVNSKVTFSMTIPLKAAKALANAPGTLLDPFIFGAEGFYHGDFLVGKNARSWEVHLKNQAPTEAFDSSLFAVNGADDATQQASELFFQTENGLPWAIEVGMQWLHPLEGVDITNAYDRFANFAQSSGQQAPQWFNSYNAPSVVVKGE, from the coding sequence ATGAAATTAACCCATCTCGGAAAAGTTTGCTGTGTATTGTGGCCTTGCACCGTTTTTAGTCAGCCATTTGAGAATTGTCCAAGCCAGGCTTTTTTAATGCAAGATGCCAAAGCACAGTTATACGGTATAGACTTAGTATCGGCTAAGCCTACGGTGTTAGCCGCGACTTTAACGTTTGCTACTGAGGCAAACAATGAGAGCGTAAATGCCATTGGCTTTAATTATAAAGATCAGTATTTGTATGGCTTTAGTCGCCAAGCACCAAAAAGTGTGGTGCAAATAGACAGTAACTACCAAATGGCTCGCTTAAATATCACAGGGCTGCCAGATACTAACTTTTATGTAGGTGACATTCAGGTAACAGGCGATGCAGCAAACCAGCGCGTTTCATATTATGTTTATACTCCTCGGTTTGGCCTTTACGAAATCGATTTAAACTCAGATCTAACCGCTGAAATTACTGCACAGCTTTTACCTAATAGTGCTAACTGGAATTTAGGAATTTATGATTTTGCCTTTCATCCACAAAGTAATTTACTTTATGCAGTTGAATCAAATGGTGATTTGCATGAAATTAACGTTGCTAATAATACTTCTAAATTTATAACTCAGCTCGATATTGGTGATGATACGGGCGCATTTGGTGCTGCTTACTTTGACATTGACGGTCAGTTTTACTTTAGTAATAACAAAAGCGGAAAAATACATAAGGTTGATTTAAGTATTAGCCCCGTAGTTGACTACACACCAACAGCAAACGTATTTACCTCAGGACCTAAATCTAGTCAAAATGATGGTGCGCGATGCGCTATTGCAGAAGTTGCAGTTACCGATAGTTCTATCGATTTTGGTGATGCTCCTCGTCCATATAACACGAGTCTTGAGCAAAGTGGTGCTCGACACTTATTTGATCCTAGTAGTACTGGCAGTAATCTTATTTACTTGGGTGAAACGGTCGATGGTGAAAACATCAATACGAATGATGATTTAATCAAGAATCCCATAGATGACTCCGATGACGGGGTTAGTTTTGTAACCGCGATTGCTGCAGGGCAAGATAGCCAAATTATTGTTAACGCGTCAGCTGATAGCTTTTTATATGCTTGGTTTGACTGGGATCAAAATGGTGGCTTTAGTGAATCTGAGCGCATGGTAACTAAGTATCCGCTTAACAAAGGCGATAATAGTATTTTAGTTAGCGTACCGAGCAATGTTAAAGCAGGGCAAACATGGGCTCGCTTTCGAGTTACTGATGGCTCTGAGGCATCATTAATTACTGCCACGGGTGGGGTGCTAGGTGGCGAAGTGGAAGATTATCCAATAACCACATTTGCTAGCGCTGTTTATCCTGGTGAAAACGATTGGGTAACGCTTGCCTATGAAGATAAATGGCCGTTTTCAGGCGATTACGACTTTAATGATGTGGTTGTAAATTATCGTACTACGCAGCTGATTGAAGGAAGTAATGTGGTTGGCTATAAAATTGATGGTCAACTTGTTGGAGTGGGCGCAACTTATCACAATGGTTTTGCTGTAAGACTTACAGAAACTACTACTAGCACAACCAATACTATTTTAAGCAGTGAAATTGATGAGCAAAATATCATTTACACTATCAATGGAGAGCCGCAACTAGGCTCGCCATTAGAAGCAAACCGTGATCAGGCAATTTTGATTTTTATGCAAGATACTTGGCAACATATTACGAAGCAAGCTGGCTGCGATTACTTTAGAACCGAAAGCAATTGTGACGTAAACAGTAAAGTAACGTTTAGTATGACTATTCCATTAAAAGCAGCTAAAGCGCTAGCGAATGCACCTGGTACGCTACTCGACCCGTTCATTTTTGGTGCCGAAGGATTTTATCATGGTGACTTTTTAGTTGGTAAAAATGCAAGAAGCTGGGAAGTTCATCTAAAAAACCAAGCGCCAACAGAGGCTTTCGATAGTAGTTTATTCGCTGTTAATGGTGCAGATGATGCCACTCAGCAAGCCTCTGAGTTATTTTTTCAAACTGAAAATGGCCTTCCATGGGCGATTGAAGTCGGTATGCAGTGGCTACATCCACTTGAAGGGGTAGACATCACCAACGCTTATGATCGTTTTGCTAATTTTGCGCAGTCGTCAGGTCAGCAAGCGCCGCAGTGGTTCAACAGTTACAACGCACCGAGTGTGGTTGTTAAAGGAGAATAG
- the gmk gene encoding guanylate kinase, with protein sequence MAHSRGNLFILSAPSGAGKSSLINALLKKHADMKVSVSHTTRAPRPGENNAEHYHFVSVDEFKALIAKDDFFEWAQVFDNYYGTSKQAIEEQLAAGIDVFLDIDWQGARQVREIMDDVKTIFILPPSKQELEQRLNNRGQDSAEIIAGRMAQAQSETSHYNEYDYVVVNDDFDTALCDLETIVIAQRLTLKAQTTRHQTLINELLK encoded by the coding sequence ATGGCACACTCTCGCGGAAACTTATTCATTTTATCGGCACCTTCTGGGGCAGGTAAATCTAGCTTAATAAATGCACTACTTAAAAAGCATGCTGATATGAAAGTATCGGTATCGCACACCACTCGCGCACCGCGCCCTGGTGAAAATAATGCAGAACATTACCACTTTGTATCAGTTGATGAGTTTAAAGCGTTGATTGCCAAAGATGATTTTTTTGAATGGGCACAAGTATTTGATAACTATTATGGTACTTCTAAGCAAGCGATTGAAGAGCAACTCGCCGCAGGTATTGATGTATTTTTAGATATTGACTGGCAAGGCGCTCGCCAAGTTCGAGAAATAATGGACGACGTAAAAACTATCTTTATTCTTCCGCCATCAAAACAAGAACTAGAGCAACGTTTAAATAATCGCGGCCAAGACTCTGCTGAAATTATTGCAGGTCGAATGGCGCAAGCTCAATCAGAAACCTCTCATTACAACGAATACGACTATGTTGTAGTGAATGATGATTTTGATACTGCTCTATGCGATTTAGAAACCATAGTAATTGCACAGCGATTAACGCTAAAAGCACAAACAACACGTCATCAAACTTTAATTAATGAGCTGCTCAAGTAA
- the rpoZ gene encoding DNA-directed RNA polymerase subunit omega, which yields MARVTVEDAVDAIGNRFDLILVAARRARQIAVGGKDPLVDPENDKPTVVALREIELGLVDNSSMDVIDREEQQHQEAAELAAVAAIVGGNQ from the coding sequence ATGGCTCGCGTAACAGTTGAAGATGCAGTAGATGCAATTGGTAATCGTTTTGACTTAATTTTAGTTGCGGCCCGTCGTGCCCGCCAAATTGCTGTTGGTGGTAAAGATCCACTAGTGGATCCTGAGAACGATAAGCCGACAGTTGTTGCTTTACGTGAAATCGAACTTGGTTTAGTTGATAATTCTTCAATGGATGTTATTGACCGTGAAGAGCAACAACATCAAGAAGCGGCAGAACTAGCTGCTGTTGCTGCCATTGTTGGTGGCAACCAATAA
- the spoT gene encoding bifunctional GTP diphosphokinase/guanosine-3',5'-bis pyrophosphate 3'-pyrophosphohydrolase yields MYLFEGLKKKISKYLPADDVELVQKAYVVAREAHEGQTRSSGEPYITHPVEVTQILASMHLDHETLMAALMHDVIEDTDFSQQDLAEIFGETVAELVEGVSKLDKLSFKDKKEFQAENYRKMIMAMTQDIRVILIKLADRTHNMRTLGALRPDKRRRIARETLEIYAPIANRLGIHDIKNELEDLGFQALYPMRHRALKSEVAKARGNRKEVISNIQTEIEARLEESGIKATVSGREKHLYSIYKKMLNKELLFNEVMDIYAFRIAVDSMDTCYRVLGVAHNLYKPIETRFKDYIAVPKTNGYQSLHTSLVGPHGIPVEIQIRTLDMDHMADKGVAAHWMYKKSGDNAGHTAQQRARQWMQSLLELQQSAGSSFEFVENVKTELFPEEIYVFTPDGRIIELPMGATAVDFAYAVHTDVGNTCVGARVNRKPYPLSKAIDTGQTIEIITSSGAHPNATWLNFIVTGKARLGVRNYLKSQQHEEALLLGRRLLDSALGENKFDNLPAENITRVLEEHELSSTLELLVEIGSGNLMSMLIAKRLLQNDNDDLNDIAKRAKATIIGTEGMLVNYSKCCRPVPGDAITAHVSQGKGLTVHRQECKNIRGWENDRSKYLVVKWDDNPEKEYIAALRVEIINHQGALAKLTNVVATTQANIVEIATDEKESNLYVIDLGITVKNRIHVANIMRRIRVMPDVQKVYRKK; encoded by the coding sequence ATGTATCTTTTTGAAGGTCTTAAAAAGAAAATCTCAAAATACTTGCCAGCAGACGATGTTGAGCTAGTTCAAAAAGCCTACGTGGTAGCCCGAGAGGCTCATGAGGGTCAAACTCGTTCAAGTGGCGAGCCTTACATTACTCACCCCGTTGAAGTCACTCAAATATTAGCAAGCATGCATCTTGACCATGAAACGCTCATGGCAGCACTCATGCATGATGTGATTGAAGATACCGATTTTAGCCAACAAGATTTAGCTGAAATATTTGGTGAAACAGTAGCAGAACTCGTAGAGGGTGTGAGCAAGCTTGATAAATTGAGCTTCAAAGATAAAAAAGAGTTCCAAGCTGAGAACTATCGAAAAATGATTATGGCAATGACCCAAGATATTCGGGTTATTTTAATCAAGCTAGCTGATAGAACACACAACATGCGCACATTAGGCGCACTTCGTCCTGATAAACGCCGCCGTATTGCTCGTGAAACCCTTGAGATTTATGCACCAATTGCTAATCGCTTAGGTATTCATGATATAAAAAATGAGCTAGAAGATTTAGGTTTTCAAGCACTGTACCCTATGCGTCATCGTGCACTTAAATCGGAAGTGGCTAAAGCGCGTGGTAATCGCAAAGAAGTTATTTCAAATATTCAAACTGAAATTGAAGCTCGCCTTGAAGAATCTGGCATAAAAGCGACCGTATCAGGCCGTGAAAAGCATCTATACAGTATTTATAAAAAAATGCTCAACAAAGAGCTGCTGTTTAACGAAGTCATGGATATTTACGCATTTCGTATTGCAGTAGACTCTATGGATACCTGTTATCGCGTACTTGGTGTAGCTCATAACTTATATAAGCCAATTGAAACCCGCTTTAAAGACTATATTGCTGTACCAAAAACTAACGGTTACCAATCATTACATACTTCTTTAGTTGGCCCGCATGGTATTCCAGTAGAAATTCAAATTCGTACTTTAGATATGGATCACATGGCTGATAAAGGGGTCGCAGCTCACTGGATGTATAAAAAGTCGGGTGATAATGCGGGTCATACTGCACAACAGCGCGCACGCCAATGGATGCAAAGCTTATTGGAATTACAACAAAGCGCAGGTTCCTCGTTTGAATTTGTAGAGAATGTAAAAACAGAGCTATTCCCAGAAGAAATTTATGTCTTTACCCCAGATGGTCGGATTATTGAACTTCCTATGGGTGCAACAGCGGTTGATTTTGCTTATGCCGTTCATACTGATGTAGGTAATACTTGTGTCGGTGCACGTGTTAACCGCAAGCCTTATCCTTTAAGTAAAGCCATTGATACAGGGCAAACAATAGAAATTATTACCAGTTCAGGCGCTCACCCTAACGCAACATGGCTTAACTTTATTGTTACTGGCAAAGCACGCTTAGGCGTACGCAACTACCTTAAAAGTCAACAGCATGAAGAAGCGTTATTACTTGGTCGTCGCCTACTTGACTCAGCGCTAGGGGAAAACAAATTTGATAACCTGCCAGCTGAAAATATTACCCGAGTGCTTGAAGAGCATGAGCTTTCCTCTACCTTAGAATTGCTAGTAGAGATTGGCTCAGGTAACTTAATGAGTATGCTGATTGCTAAACGCTTATTACAAAACGACAATGATGATTTAAACGATATCGCAAAGCGTGCCAAGGCAACCATTATTGGTACCGAAGGCATGTTGGTTAATTATTCTAAATGTTGTCGTCCTGTACCTGGAGACGCTATTACTGCCCATGTTAGCCAAGGTAAAGGTTTAACCGTTCATCGCCAAGAGTGTAAAAATATTCGTGGTTGGGAAAATGATCGTTCGAAATACCTAGTCGTAAAATGGGATGATAATCCAGAAAAAGAATATATAGCGGCTTTAAGAGTAGAAATCATTAACCACCAAGGTGCGCTGGCTAAATTAACCAATGTGGTCGCCACTACGCAGGCCAATATTGTAGAAATAGCTACCGATGAAAAAGAAAGTAATTTATACGTGATAGACTTAGGGATCACAGTTAAAAACCGTATTCATGTCGCCAATATTATGCGCCGCATACGTGTTATGCCCGATGTACAAAAAGTCTATCGTAAAAAATAA
- a CDS encoding RidA family protein has translation MNKAFISTDKAPAAIGTYSQAVKVGTAVYLSGQIPLVPETMDVISEDFSEQTHQVFKNISAVCEEAGGSIQDLVKVNIYLTDLSNFAIVNEVMSQYFKQPYPARAAIGVRALPKGVQVEIDGIMELPSTN, from the coding sequence ATGAATAAAGCATTTATATCAACGGATAAAGCACCTGCAGCAATTGGTACATATAGCCAAGCAGTAAAAGTGGGTACAGCTGTTTATTTATCAGGGCAAATACCACTTGTCCCAGAAACAATGGACGTTATTTCTGAAGACTTTAGTGAGCAAACACATCAAGTATTTAAAAATATCAGTGCGGTTTGTGAGGAAGCTGGCGGTTCTATTCAAGACCTAGTAAAAGTTAATATTTACCTTACTGATCTTTCAAACTTTGCCATTGTGAACGAAGTTATGAGCCAATATTTTAAACAGCCTTACCCTGCGCGTGCAGCTATTGGCGTTCGTGCACTCCCTAAAGGTGTACAAGTAGAAATTGACGGCATTATGGAACTTCCTTCAACAAACTAA
- a CDS encoding DUF342 domain-containing protein yields the protein MFKLAHNGNVLLDTSKSAPTSAAFIIEAIEQSPYSECEIDHDAINNYFSSATTERILVVATRHDATLIVEISDDKMLATGTLTLAKGGATLSFDEAKKELVKAHVARGYKQAFLEQLLQKQFELPPGSVVSGPLAKGRLPTDGQDSKFKAMVKTLKDRLKAPKLKEDGSVDMRDFGKLASVKPGELLIQQQPATPGQEGFTVIGDVLPAKPGQVHALIAGEGTEISKNNPMELLSTIAGVPVEINNGMRVDDIFTVNDVSVKTGHIDFEGSVIVSKNVEPGMRINATGDITVFGTVESGELTAGGDILVKQGVIGHQKPEDKSLSCRIICAGDVHASHSQYCYIEANSILLDRQASHSSMKAKNIIQIGQSELPKGKLFGGEILDATKLIAGEIGNESGAKMAINLAASATQMTKDIDKYFSELTAANEQVDSLQAALEKADLIKDADKKSELMNKIGSTQIHHSQQAEQLEKQIASLEQKLNTMLDEAILTVNTVLHSGVEIHIFNKLLKTTRNFPPSNVKLENNKIEIEFKT from the coding sequence GTGTTTAAGCTTGCTCATAATGGCAATGTATTGCTCGATACGAGTAAATCTGCACCCACCAGTGCTGCTTTTATCATTGAAGCAATTGAACAATCGCCTTACAGCGAGTGTGAAATCGATCATGACGCCATAAATAACTATTTCAGTAGTGCAACAACTGAACGAATCTTAGTCGTTGCAACACGCCACGATGCAACCTTAATCGTTGAAATCAGCGATGATAAAATGCTAGCCACTGGCACGCTCACTCTCGCCAAAGGTGGCGCAACACTCAGTTTTGATGAAGCTAAAAAAGAATTAGTGAAAGCGCATGTTGCTAGAGGTTATAAACAAGCATTTTTAGAGCAGCTTTTACAAAAGCAATTTGAGCTTCCTCCGGGCTCTGTAGTTAGCGGGCCACTTGCTAAGGGACGTTTACCTACTGACGGCCAAGATAGCAAATTTAAAGCCATGGTTAAAACCTTAAAAGACCGCCTTAAAGCACCCAAATTAAAAGAAGACGGTAGTGTTGATATGCGTGATTTTGGTAAATTAGCAAGTGTTAAACCGGGTGAATTACTAATCCAGCAGCAACCAGCTACTCCTGGTCAAGAAGGATTTACCGTGATAGGTGATGTTTTACCAGCCAAACCAGGGCAAGTTCATGCCCTAATTGCAGGTGAGGGTACTGAAATATCAAAAAATAACCCGATGGAATTACTTTCAACTATTGCCGGCGTGCCTGTTGAAATAAATAACGGAATGCGTGTTGACGATATTTTCACTGTTAACGATGTGTCTGTAAAAACAGGCCATATCGACTTTGAAGGTAGTGTAATAGTTAGTAAAAATGTAGAGCCAGGGATGAGGATAAATGCAACAGGTGACATTACCGTTTTTGGTACAGTCGAATCTGGAGAATTAACCGCCGGTGGCGATATACTTGTAAAACAAGGGGTGATTGGCCATCAAAAGCCTGAAGATAAATCACTGTCTTGCAGAATAATTTGCGCAGGTGATGTGCATGCCTCACACTCTCAATATTGCTACATTGAAGCTAACAGCATATTGCTTGACCGCCAAGCCAGCCACAGCTCAATGAAAGCAAAAAATATAATTCAAATTGGTCAATCAGAACTACCTAAAGGAAAGTTATTTGGAGGTGAAATTTTAGATGCCACTAAACTAATTGCCGGAGAAATTGGTAACGAATCAGGGGCTAAAATGGCAATTAATTTAGCCGCTTCAGCTACTCAAATGACCAAAGATATTGATAAATATTTTAGTGAATTAACAGCTGCAAATGAACAGGTTGATAGCTTACAAGCTGCATTAGAAAAAGCAGATTTAATTAAAGATGCTGATAAAAAAAGCGAGCTCATGAATAAGATTGGATCAACTCAGATACATCATAGTCAACAAGCTGAACAACTAGAAAAGCAGATAGCGAGTTTAGAGCAAAAACTAAATACCATGCTCGATGAAGCCATTTTAACCGTAAATACCGTTTTACATTCTGGAGTGGAAATCCATATATTCAACAAGTTACTTAAAACAACTCGCAACTTTCCACCAAGTAATGTTAAGTTAGAAAACAATAAAATAGAAATTGAGTTTAAAACTTAA